ACAATCACGCCTcttttagttgtaatttttcctcctttcaGCGTGTTTCTTTTATTAGCGGTTTTATTAGTGATAGTGCGATTTATAGTTAGTTGTAGTTAGTTGCAGCCTGTGTCTTTATAAAAGGAGAAGGAGTCCTTCTTCTTCAATTGCAACGTTCATATTTTACAGTAATAAAATCTGCAGAGAAGCTACTGCTTCAAATCTCTTCTTTAAAACTCTccaattttatgcaatttcttGCTATGATTCCGCTGTGCCGATTtctacatggtatcagagccatcaaTTGATGGTCTCTGATATCCCTTTGCTCAAGAAAACATCGACAATTAGAtcttgaaaatcaagaaacacacCATCTCAAGAATGGCTGAAGATCCTGATATCTTGAGGCTGCAACCGGGAGACAATCCAGGAATCAGCCTGGTTACCACATTATTTGATGGGACGAATTTCCTGTCATGGAGTCGCTCAGTGAAGCTGGGATTAACGGCGAAAATGAAACTTTCCTTCATCAACGGAGAATACCAAAAACCAGAAAAGACCGCAAAAGAATTCGAACAATGGATAAGAACAGATTCAATGGTTGCTTCGTGGATCTTGAATTCCATAAAAAGGGAATTGGCTGACTGCTTTATGTACACAAATACATCGAGAGAATTATGGAAGCAGCTGGAAGGGAGATATGGCCAAAGCAATGGGCCAATGTAGTACCAGATCAAGAAAGAATTGTCCGCCACCATCCAAGGAGCACTGCCTTTGTCTGCATACCTTGCCAAGCTTACAAAATTATGGGATGAACTGACGTGCATTACACCCACACCCAGCTGTACATGTGGGAATTGTACCTGTGGAACCACTGCTGAATCTGCAaacattaaagaaaatgacCAACTCATTCAATTCCTCATGGGATTGAATGAAGCTTATGATAATGTGAGAGCCCAAATCTTGGTGATGGATCCAAGACCCGATATCAACAGAGCATATTCCATGGTGCTTAATGTGGAGAAACAGAGGGAAGTTAATTTCGGGCAACAGCAAACAGCTCCCAACATGGCTATGCAAACCTTCAGAAAACAAGATAATTCcagaaattttcagaaaaggAGAAACCCGATGGACAAGAAGGCCTTGATATGCAAGCATTGTGGCAAGTCTGGACATCAGAAGGAGGGATGTTTCGACATCATTAGATACCCTGAATGGTACAAACCATTTCAGGAACAAAAGAAAGCCAACCAAGGAAATAACAACAGATTTGCAGGAGCCATAAACACTGAAGATGAAAGAGCCAACAATACTGTTGATGAAAGGGCAATGTCCAACTTAATCAGGTCTGAATTCCATAAGCTCTTTGATGAATTAAAGTCTCAAGGTTCTGGAAACACTCATACAGAtaagtttgaattttctgGTAAGAATCTTGAACACAACTTGTTAAGCATGAAGAACACTAACTGTTGGATTGTTGATAGTGGGGCTACTTCTCACATGTGTAATAACTTTTCCCTGTTTGATTATGTTAAACCACATGCTGAAAGTACCTATATACATTTGGCAGATGGTAGTAGACATCTTATCAAGAACTCTGGGAATGTTAAACTTACTAAAAATTTGCTGCTGGAAAACACACTGCATGTACCTGAtcttaaattcaatttattgtcTGTTAGTAAGCTTTGCAGTTGTTCCTCTGTTAGTTTTGAGTTTTCTGAATCTCATTGTATCCTGCAGGACCGCAAGACTAAACAAATCATTGGGATAGCCTGCCAAATAGGAAATCTGTATGTCATCAAGACAGAATCCTTTGAAAAGGGCTTCATAGAGGATGTGAtctcaaatttcagaaattctGGTTTTATTGCCACCAAATTAGATACTGAAATATGGCATAGAAGGCTAGGACATGTTTCCCATGATGTTCTGATCAATACAGgtttaattcataagaatgCAGATAGATATTCTAGTTGTGACATATGCCCCCAAGCTAAACAGCATAGACTTCCATTCACTGTTAGTAGTTCTTATTCCCCATCCATCTTTGACCTTATACATGTAGACTTGTGGGGACCTTACAATGAATACTCTCTTTCCAATTGTATGTACATGTTAACCATTGTTGATGACCATAGTAGATGTACTTGGACTTTCTTAATGCAACAAAAGTCACAAACCTTTAGCTTATTAAAGGATTTTCATAGAATGATTTGCACTCAGtttgataagaaaattaaaaagataagaaCTGATAATGGTTTGGAATTTCTAAGTGAACAATGCCAGAATTTCTTTAAACAAGAAGGCATAATCCATCAAACAACATGCACATACACTCCCTCCTTGGTATCAGAGCTTAAAGCCTTAGAGGACAATGCCACTTGGGACATTACTAAACTTCCTGAAAATAAAAGGGCTATAGGCAGCAAATGGGTATACAAATTGAAGCTAAAACCTGATGGTAGCTTGGATAGATGTAAGGCTAGGCTGGTAGCAAAGGGATATAACCAAATCGAAGGAATTGATTATAATGACAGTTTTTCACCTGTTGCTAAAGCTGTAACCATCAGAACTTTTCTTGCTGTCATTTGTAAGCAACACTGGTTTTTACATCAATTAGACATTAATAATGCCTTTTTGCATGGCTTTATTGAGGAAGAAATCTATATGAAACCTCCTGAAGGTTATGATGTTCCTGCTGGACATGTTTGCAAGTTAAAGAAATCACTTTATGGCCTCAAACAGGCTTCTAGGCAATGGAACCTGGAGTTTACAAAACAATTAGAAAAGATAGGATTCACCCAATCAAAGTCTGATCATTGTTTGTTCACTGTTCATACTGATACAGGTTTTTTCTGTCTCCTTGTCTATGTTGATGATGTTTTAATTGCAGGGCCTTGTGAACACACCATAGCTGagtttaaaatcaaattacataaTCTGTTTACTATTAAAAATCTGGGAAAAGCCAGATTCTTCCTTGGATTAGAAATTGGCAGGTCAAATGAAGGGATGATCGTCACACAAAGCAAATATGTGAAGGACATTATTGCAGATGCTGGACTCTCACAGTGTAAAGCCACCAACACCCCCTTACCAGCTGGCCTACAACTCACGGCTGCTTCAGGATAACAACTTAGAAATCCTGAAGCTTATAGAAGGTTGTTGGGTAGGCTGCTGTATCTTGGCTTTACAAGGCCAGATATCTGTCATGCCACCCAACAACTAAGCCAATTTATGCAATCTCCTTGTCAAGATCATTGGGAAGCAGCCTTGCACTTAATCAAGTATCTGAAAGGGACACAACACAGAGGGCTGCACCTTAATTCCAATAACAACTTCAACCTGGAAGCTTATTGTGATGCAGACTGGGCTACCTGTAAGGAAACCAGAAAATCCCTCACAGGTTACTGCATTTTCTTAGGAGGGAGCCTGATATCTTGGAAAACTAAAAAGCAGACCACGGTTTCACGGTCTACGGCAGAAGCTGAGTACAGAAGCATGGGTTCAACCACTTGCGAACTTGTGTGGATTTACAGTTTGCTCAGAGACTTAAGAGTTGATATCCAAACTCCTATTCCCTTCTACTGTGACAACCAGGCAGCCTTGTATATCACGGCTAATCCGGTCTTCCATGAAAGAACCAAACACATTGAGATTGACTGCCATCTTGTAAGGGATAAGTACAAAGAAGGCTTCATCGCCCCTAAGCACATTGCATCAAAGGAACAACCTGCAGATCTCTTCacgaaaattttaataggTACAAGGTTTATGTACTTGGTGTCCAAGCTAAATCTTGTCAACGTTTTGACAAGTTCAGCTTGAGGAGGGAGTGTTGAAATGTTGATCTGCAGCTAGTTGGAGCTGCTGTTTAAACTGAAGCAGAGTAACGGGAGGAAGGAGAAGCTTTGTACTGTCACTGATCGCATTTCGGGCTTGCGCTTTTGTCTCACAATCACGCCTcttttagttgtaatttttcctcctttcaGCGTGTTTCTTTTATTAGCGGTTTTATTAGTGATAGTGCGATTTATAGTTAGTTGTAGTTAGTTGCAGCCTGTGTCTTTATAAAAGGAGAAGGAGTCCTTCTTCTTCAATTGCAACGTTCATATTTTACAGTAATAAAATCTGCAGAGAAGCTACTGCTTCAAATCTCTTCTTTAAAACTCTccaattttatgcaatttcttGCTATGATTCCGCTGTGCCGATTTCTACAGAgtagatattaatattatcaaagaaGGGCTAATtccaatcaaatattttgaaaaaaacgactcattttttgttctctACTAATgggcaaaaattaaatataagttttaaaatttcaaaagcttgcattcttaataataaaagatgtattcaaataagttttttttattaataaacaatttaactaataaaataattatcggGACAACTTTTCTTAAGaagaattttcttataaaaatgattaatgaaaaaaatataataggaaTCTTTGAAGATGAACCAAtaaagtttgaatttattactCAACCAATTGATAGGATTATTAATGAGATAAGATGAGCTTTATGAGcagttattataaaaagtttattgAAAATGTAATCAAAAGAAGCCTATACGCTTTTAGAGACTAACCAACTacttctccattttctttgtGAATCATACTTTCTGTGTGGGTATACTTGTTAGTTGGTgaattgataatataatttcttgagTAGGAGTTTACCTAACATATGTTGCAATTTCTTCTAAAGTAGGGCGATCAACATAACAAAATCACGAAGATATTGTTTAAGAAACGATCTTTTGGTTGTGATGTGTCTACAATGATTCATGCTCTTATTCGTTATATGATGGCCTTTTAAGTTATTGAAGGATAGTTGGTTAGTGCTTCATgatattaattacttataattttaagcaATGCATTGATATCTTCGGAGGAATGCTAGTCTAAATTGATGTTATACATGTCTGATCCGTTCTTTTGAGATTTAGTTTTAGATTTATCACCTAGGAGCAAGTTCTACAATTCATATTATTGTATGCTAGcgcttttcttcattttaacATGCTTATTGCCTTCTAATCAACCAACAGTTTGTTTGTCATGTCCACCAGTTTTAGGAAATACTAACTTCATCTACTACTCTACTCCTTGAGTGCtcatttatgttttcttcGCAATGATTTGTTATGTATTCCCAGAGATCCTAAAAAGCTGTTACCCCACCTATTTTGCTTTCTGAAATGTTAGACTTGACAAACTCTTGACGCCTCATTTTCACTTCCTATTGATTATTTGTGAACAAAGAATTGGCTACCATTGgccttttttcttgttttggttGTCTCATCGCTCATGTTTTGACACAAAGAACTAGTAGtactcttatttttaaataaaatagctGATGGTAGTTTCctaaagaattttttgttcagTTGAAGAATGAAGTCAATTGTTGCTGAAAATTGAGAccttaatatttgtattttgttgttaTGATAACCACGATTTATAACTTCTCATGATGTTGACTCTCATGAGTAAAGATTGATTTACCTCCAGTAACTTTCCCTTTATCTTTATCCTAACATGTTTTGGTGAGAAGCAAGGTGATCTTGTTCAATTCCTAATGCTCGTGGTGGTTGCAAAGAAAATTCTTAATGAAATGAAGAATCAGATTGATTTGGTCGAAACTGAGAACACATCTATTTTTAGTGCTGggcaaatataatttgtttcatCATGAAGTTTTACATAACTCTTTCACTACTATCTCTATTTTCCTATATTTGCCTTTAACTAGTATGATGTCTACCATTTGACGATCATTTGTGATGTATACTTTTATGTGTATGTACGATTTCAAATACACTTTTTTGTGTACTTGTAATTCgtaattttctctctttttccatcttatttttatgattaggAAATGCGTCCGTTAGAGTAGAAATGGTTGAATGAGTTCAATTAGCAGAAGAGCTGGATATAGATTAACCACGCACGAAACATGTGTTAGGTTATTCAGCTCTGCGGACTCATTCATCGATGGgaatactttttcaaatttttgttgttaaattCTTGTTTTGATCATGTGAATGAATTTATCCATTATAACCGGATTGATTTTTGCATATGTAACttgaagaattatttaatgatgAGGAAGTGGTTTTAATTCATTTCGTTGCATATGTGTGCATTTGCTTCTGTTTCTTGTATGTGGAGAAACTCATGACAGTCTCTTCATGTGGATTCAGGAAAACTATTCACAAGTTGGGGAAGAAGGAATGGCCCTTATGCTGTAGGAGAGATTAAGACAAAAAGTGCTTAGTCATGCTCAAACTCGAAGTCGAACTCCAAGTGTTAGTTTATTTTGCCTTCACTCATTCCATTCGATTCTATTTCTTCACATtccaaaaaaaagagaaaaaaaagaatctctAAAGATGCCTTGGGAGATGAGAGATATGTGAACATGTTACATTCAAAGTAAGAAAAGCATGAACATCTCATCCACTTGGAGTTGATGTGGAGACAATTGAGTGGTTTGAAACAATTGTGGCTGTTCGCAACACACAAAAGCTATAACATCTCATCCACTTGGAGTTGATGTTTGGTTTCAATACACAATTAGAGGAAGTGTGTCTGAATGCGTTGTAGTTAAAGGTATGcagtttttcttctctttctttctttctttttcctttttttgttttgcacaTAACATGTTAACATGTTGAATACTGTTagttatttgtttgtttggtgCTAGTAGATACCTACACTTTTTTAActtgcaattttaatcatttgaaaattctgAAAGAACATAGAATTCCATATTGTTTCTGTTCGAAGTTCGGATTACTTTGCGTGATCTATTGATCGGCTCATAGGccgataaaagaaaaaaatggtaCTTATGTGAAATTTATGAGCTTATATTTTATCTATGATAACTGTGGCTTAGTGGAAGCTAATGTTTTAGGGAGTAATGtcgaaatttattattgtggCTTAGAGAAATTGGTGTTGATGAAGAAGTCGGATTCAAGGTATATTGAGTAGATTGGAGAAGTAGAGAAACAATGATTTCTCTACAAACTTAAGGAACAACAGATGTGAAGCAAATGGTAAGTTTTGATCACTGAATTAGTATGATAAGCAAATGTAAAAAGTTTATTGAAAATGTAATCAAAAGAAGCCTATGCGCTCTTAGAGACTAACCAACttcttctccattttctttgtGAATCATACTTTCTGCGTGGGTTACTTGTTAGTTGGTGACTTGATGATATAATTGCTTGAGTAGGGTTTTACCTGACTTACTTTGCAATTTCTTCTAAAGTAGGGCGATCAACATAACAAACTCACGAAGATGTTGTTTAAGAAACTACCACTTTTGGTTGTTGTGTGTCGACAATGATTCATGCTCTTCTTAGTTATATGAGGGCCTTCTAAGTTATTGACGGATAGTTGGTTAGTGTTTCatgttattaattacttatattttttggaaaatacatttatatctTCGGAGAAATGCTAGTGTAAACTGATGTTGTACATCTTTGATCCATTCTTTTGATAGTTAGTTTTAGATTTTTCACCTACGAGCAAGTTTTGCAATTCATATTATTGTACGTTAGTGCGTTTCTTCGCTTCTGCATGCTTATTACCTTAACTAATCAGCCAATGGTTTGTTTGCTATATCGATCAGTTTTAGATAATACTTACTTCATCTATTACTCTACTCCTCGAATCCtcatttatgttttcttcGTAATGACTTGTTATGTCTTCCCAGACTTCCTTAAAAGATGTTGCCTCCCTTATTTTGCTTTCTGAAATGTTCGACTTGACAAACTCTTGATACTTGATTTTCACTTCCTATTTGACTATctgtgaaaaaagaattaactaCCATCGGtcttttttcttactttggtTGTCTCATTGTTCATGTTTTGTTGTAACAAGGAACTAGTAGTATTCTTACTTTTAAATGAAATGGCTGATGGTAGTTTCCCAAAGATTTTTTTAGTCAGTGGAAGAATAAAGTCAATTGATGCTGAAAATTGAGACCTTAAGATCTCTATTTTGTGGTTATGATAACCACGATTAGTGTAACTTTCTATAATATTGATTCTCATGAATAAAGCTTGATTTACCTCTAGTTCCCTTTATCTTTATCCTAACATATTTTGTTGAGAAGCAAAGTGAACTTGTTTAATTCCTTAAAATGTTGGTGGTGGCTGTaaagaaaattcttaattaaatgaagaattagATTGATTTAGTCGAAACCGAGaacacatatattttttacagcTGGGCAAATATAATTTGTCTCATTCTGAAGTTTTACATAACCCTTTAACTactatctctatttttctatatttttctttagctACTATGATGTCTCTACTATGTGACGATCATCTGTGATGCATACTTTCTTGTGTATGTACAATTTGGAATATATCTTATGTGCTTGTAATTCGtaatttgctctctttttcaattgttttttttatgactatgaaatactTCCTTTAGAGTAGAAAAGGTTGAACGAATTCAATTAGTAGAAGACCTGGATATAGATTAACCATGCATGAAACATATGTTAGGTTATTCAGCTCTGCAGATTTATTCGTCGATGGGAAtactttttcaagtttttgttgtttaatatttctataaatgtGCAGAAGAATTTTGTGCCATTGTGTAGTTTCGTCTCGTTCCCTAGAATTTTTCTTCAGAACAGGTTTATATGTGCAGCAGTATTCTTGTTTTGATCATGTGaaccaattttttctttataaacaAATTGCTTTTTTGCATATGTAACTTGAAGAATTACTTAATGATGAGGAAgtggttttaatttatttcatcgTATATGTgtgcattttcttttgtttgctGTGTGTGGAGAAACTCGTGACAGTCTCTTCATGTGGATTCagaaaaattaatcacaaGTCAGGGAAGAAGGAACACCACTTGTGGCATAGGAGATATTAAGACAAAAGGTACTTAATCTTGCTCGACCTCGCACTCGAAGTGTTAGTTAATTTTCCCTTTACTCATTCTATTATGTTCTATTTcatcatattttagtaaaagaaaaggaaaaaaatgaaatttctaaAAGATGCCTCGGGAGATGAGAGTATGGGCACATGTAACATTAAAAGTAAGAAAAGCAAGAACATTTCATCAACTTGGAGTTCATGTGGAAACAATTGAGTGGTTTGAGAATAATGGTGGCTACTCGTAACATACAAGAGCTATAACATACACACTCCAAGAtgcttgattttattaataaaatgatggcCCAAACCAATATGATTGGGCCTTGCTCACTGGATGGCCGGATAAAACCCGAGGGCCCAATTCCTCTAACCCACCGACCCGGTCCACTCTAAGGTTTGACCCGGCAGCTCCCCTTTAAATACTTTCCTCTTCATTTCTCAGCCCTAATTTCATTTCCGCCGTCTATCCCTTTCTCTCCTCCGAACCCTTCGGGTTCTTCACACGTTCTTCGTCTTCTGTAACTCCTATTCTCTTCTCAATGGCTGTAAATGAAACATTAAGTGCTAGCCTTCATATATGGCTCGTGCTTGCTGGTTTGAGGTTAACAAACAGATTCTCTTCTTCCCCCTTTCTTCCTCCGTGAAAAACCctaaagcctttgtggcaaACACCTTAGTGGTTTCCGACTctaaagcctttgtggcaCGATCCTCGGTGGATTACTGTGAACAGCCTTTGTGGTTGGCCTTTGTGGCCTCGGTTATATCCGTGCAACCGTGAGCAGGGTTGCGGCCTACGGCCTCTCTAGGCCCTGGGTCTTAGGCCTCTGAGCCGACCATTTCTTGTTCTGAAATTGTATTGCTTCGGTTTATTCTCTGTAAGCATTAATTCTTATTCGGTAGGTTTTCTTGTAATTCATTTAGAAAGCCTGTAATATTTAAGTgttctgtaattatttgtattgtaaCTGTGCCGGAGACCGATCCACTNNNNNNNNNNNNNNNNNNNNNNNNNNNNNNNNNNNNNNNNNNNNNNNNNNNNNNNNNNNNNNNNNNNNNNNNNNNNNNNNNNNNNNNNNNNNNNNNNNNNNNNNNNNNNNNNNNNNNNNNNNNNNNNNNNNNNNNNNNNNNNNNNNNNNNNNNNNNNNNNNNNNNNNNNNNNNNNNNNNNNNNNNNNNNNNNNNNNNNNNNNNNNNNNNNNNNNNNNNNNNNNNNNNNNNNNNNNNNNNNNNNNNNNNNNNNNNNNNNNNNNNNNNNNNNNNNNNNNNNNNNNNNNNNNNNNNNNNNNNNNNNNNNNNNNNNNNNNNNNNNNNNNNNNNNNNNNNNNNNNNNNNNNNNNNNNNNNNNNNNNNNNNNNNNNNNNNNNNNNNNNNNNNNNNNNNNNNNNNNNNNNNNNNNNNNNNNNNNNNNNNNNNNNNNNNNNNNNNNNNNNNNNNNNNNNNNNNNNNNNNNNNNNNNNNNNNNNNNNNNNNNNNNNNNNNNNNNNNNNNNNNNNNNNNNNNNNNNNNNNNNNNNNNNNNNNNNNNNNNNNNNNNNNNNNNNNNNNNNNNNNNNNNNNNNNNNNNNNNNNNNNNNNNNNNNNNNNNNNNNNNNNNNNNNNNNNNNNNNNNNNNNNNNNNNNNNNNNNNNNNNNNNNNNNNNNNNNNNNNNNNNNNNNNNNNNNNNNNNNNNNNNNNNNNNNNNNNNNNNNNNNNNNNNNNNNNNNNNNNNNNNNNNNNNNNNNNNNNNNNNNNNNNNNNNNNNNNNNNNNNNNNNNNNNNNNNNNNNNNNNNNNNNNNNNNNNNNNNNNNNNNNNNNNNNNNNNNNNNNNNNNNNNNNNNNNNNNNNNNNNNNNNNNNNNNNNNNNNNNNNNNNNNNNNNNNNNNNNNNNNNNNNNNNNNNNNNNNNNNNNNNNNNNNNNNNNNNNNNNNNNNNNNNNNNNNNNNNNNNNNNNNNNNNNNNNNNNNNNNNNNNNNNNNNNNNNNNNNNNNNNNNNNNNNNNNNNNNNNNNNNNNNNNNNNNNNNNNNNNNNNNNNNNNNNNNNNNNNNNNNNNNNNNNNNNNNNNNNNNNNNNNNNNNNNNNNNNNNNNNNNNNNNNNNNNNNNNNNNNNNNNNNNNNNNNNNNNNNNNNNNNNNNNNNNNNNNNNNNNNNNNNNNNNNNNNNNNNNNNNNNNNNNNNNNNNNNNNNNNNNNNNNNNNNNNNNNNNNNNNNNNNNNNNNNNNNNNNNNNNNNNNNNNNNNNNNNNNNNNNNNNNNNNNNNNNNNNNNNNNNNNNNNNNNNNNNNNNNNNNNNNNNNNNNNNNNNNNNNNNNNNNNNNNNNNNNNNNNNNNNNNNNNNNNNNNNNNNNNNNNNNNNNNNNNNNNNNNNNNNNNNNNNNNNNNNNNNNNNNNNNNNNNNNNNNNNNNNNNNNNNNNNNNNNNNNNNNNNNNNNNNNNNNNNNNNNNNNNNNNNNNNNNNNNNNNNNNNNNNNNNNNNNNNNNNNNNNNNNNNNNNNNNNNNNNNNNNNNNNNNNNNNNNNNNNNNNNNNNNNNNNNNNNNNNNNNNNNNNNGTGTCAATGGCAAaccaaaaattatgtgatgtgcTCGGTTTTGGTAATACCTgtcttatttttgaaaatggttCGAAAATAACCCTTAAGAATGTTAGGTATGTCCCTGATCTTGCCCATAATTTAATGTCATGCTCTGCCCTAGAGGAAGAAGGGTTAGAGGGGAAATGGGGGAAAGGGATCATGAAAATTTCTAAGGGTTCCATGACTATTTTCAAAGCAATCAAAAAGAGAAATCTGTATTTATGCACTGTTAAGTATGATTCCTTTTCTGGAAATGTTTTCACAGAAAATAAAtctgaaatttggcataagaGGCTGGGTCATATCAGCTTTAGAGGGCTTGAGTTGTTACACAAAAATGGTTTTTTGCATGAAAAACCttctactttaaatttttgtgatgattgcATATTAGGAAAACAACACAAAGTTAAGTTTCCTACTTCCTCATACCCATCACCCACTTCTTCAAACTGCATTTTAGAGTATGTGCATGCAGATGTGTGGGGTCCTGCTAATAT
This genomic stretch from Sesamum indicum cultivar Zhongzhi No. 13 linkage group LG16, S_indicum_v1.0, whole genome shotgun sequence harbors:
- the LOC110013257 gene encoding uncharacterized protein LOC110013257 — translated: MQSPCQDHWEAALHLIKYLKGTQHRGLHLNSNNNFNLEAYCDADWATCKETRKSLTGYCIFLGGSLISWKTKKQTTVSRSTAEAEYRSMGSTTCELVWIYSLLRDLRVDIQTPIPFYCDNQAALYITANPVFHERTKHIEIDCHLVRDKYKEGFIAPKHIASKEQPADLFTKILIGTRFMYLVSKLNLVNVLTSSA